AAAAGCGCCAAGAATGATTGCAGAGGAGCTTATTGCTCATTTTGACAGCTCAAAGGCTTCAATTGAAAAAATTGAAATCGCAGGACCTGGCTTCATTAATTTTTACATGAATAATTCTTATTTGACTGATCTGATTCCTGCCGTTCTGGAAGCAGGAGATCGGTACGGAGAAACAACAGTTGGAAACAGCCAGAAGATCCAGGTCGAGTTTGTTTCAGCTAACCCAACAGGGGACTTGCATCTTGGACATGCCCGCGGGGCAGCTGTCGGCGACTCCCTATGCAACATTTTAGACAAAGCTGGCTATGAGGTTTCCCGTGAGTACTATATCAATGATGCCGGCAACCAGATTAACAATCTTGCTCTATCGGTTGAAGCGCGATATTTCCAGGCTCTTGGCCTTGAAAAAGAAATGCCGGCTGACGGCTACCATGGCGAAGACATCATCGGCATCGGCAAAAAGCTGGCTGATGAGTATGGCGATAAGTATGTACATGCGGATGAAAAAGAGCGTTTTGACTTTTTCCGTGAATACGGCCTGAAATATGAAATGGCAAAGCTGAAGCAGGATCTGGAAGATTTCCGTGTGCCATTTGATGTTTGGTATTCTGAAACATCTCTTTATAATAATGGCAAAATCGACACAGCCCTTCAGGCATTGAAGGATAACGGCCACATCTACGAAGAAGAGGGTGCAACCTGGTTCCGCTCAACTGCTTTCGGTGATGACAAAGACCGTGTTCTTATTAAAAATGACGGCTCTTACACATATCTGACTCCAGATATCGCTTACCATAAAGACAAGCTTGAAAGAGGCTTTGAAAAGCTGATCAACATTTGGGGTGCTGACCACCATGGCTACATTCCGCGCATGAAAGCGGCCATCCAGGCGCTTGGTTATGACCGTGAGGCGCTCGAAGTCGAAATCATTCAGCTTGTACACTTGTACAAAAACGGCGAAAAAATGAAGATGAGCAAACGTACCGGCAAAGCGGTAACGATGCGTGACCTTGTGGAAGAAGTAGGTCTGGACGCAACACGCTATTTCTTCGCGATGAGAAGCGCAGATACGCATCTTGATTTTGACCTTGATCTGGCTGTCTCACAATCAAATGAAAACCCTGTTTACTATGCCCAGTACGCACACGCGCGTATTTCCAGCATCCTGCGCCAGGGTGAAGAACAGGGCATGTCTGCCGAAGCTGCAGATTACTCCCTGATTCAGGCAGAAAAGGAAATCGACGTTCTGAAGAAAATCGGCGAATTCCCGCAGGCTGTCGGCGAAGCTGCGCAAAAGCGCATGCCGCACAGAATCACGAACTATATTTATGAACTGGCTTCTTCTTTCCACAGCTTCTATAATGCTGAAAAAGTACTGGATGCGGAAAATCCGGAAAGAACCAAAGCCCGATTGGCACTGATCAAAGCAGTCCAGACTACCTTGAAGAACGCACTGAAATTAATCGGAGTATCTGCTCCGGAAAAAATGTAAAACTCAAAGCTGGCACTTATAGGTGCCGGCTTTTTCATGTTTTTGACGAAAAAGGGAAAGCTAAAGGCATATGTTATTTTAGGAGGATCTCATGAAAATCGTTCTTTTATCCATACTTACAGGATTTCTCGTCGGATTTGTCTTTGCTTTCATGAAGCTGCCGATTCCCGCACCGCCCGCACTGCCTGGCATTATGGGGATAGTCGGCATTTACCTCGGGTTTAAAGCATATGAAGTGGTTCTGCCCTGGCTGCAGGGAATATTGAGATAATGGAAAAGGGTGTCCACGTAAGTTATGGGCACCCTTTATGTCTAAATGTGAACTTTACAAATAAATCCGGAATGTTGCAAATAAACCTGGGAAATCAGCAAACAATAGCTAAAATTGGCAAACAAATCAGGAAAAAAGCAAACAAACCTGGTAAACCTGCAAACAAACCGAAAACAGGCAGCAAACCAAAAAGTTACGGGCTAATCCTCAGAAAATTAGTCAGCCAACCCGGCAAATCAGCAAAAAAATAATAAATTTTGCATACAATCCGCAAGTAAATCAAACTAAACTCCGCATTTTACTTCGGGACGAGCATATCATGGTAGAAACCTTCCCGAAAGGACATGCTCGCCCATGAAGCCACAATTGGCAGCCTCTTTTTACGCAACCATTTCGATCAGTTTTTGGGGAGTCTCTTTTGTTTCCACAAAAGCTGTTTTGGATAAGCTGGACCCTTATACATTGATCATGCTCCGGTTTGCCATCGGGGCAGCTTTTCTGCTCCTTGTGCTTCTCTTGAAAAGATATCCGCTCCAGATTCCGCTCAAATATATTCCCCATTTAATTGTTCTCGGTGTACTCGGCGTTTTCATCCATCAGGTCATCCAGGTATCAGCTCTAAAGACAATAGACGCCTCATCTGCGGGGTGGATCATTTCTTTTTCACCTGTTTTTACCGTGCTTCTCTCCATGATTTTTCTCCATGAAAAATTGACATTTCTTAAGACGCTGGGCATTTTAACTGCGATTTCCGGGGTCCTCATGGTAACAGGAGCGAGAAGCGGCCAGACGCTGGGATTTGCTTTAAATATAGGGTATTTCCTCATGATCCTAAGTACACTGAATTGGGCCGTATATTCGATTTTGGTGAGAAAACTGCAAATTAAGCTTCCTTCCCTTGTGGTCACTTTTTATATGAGTTTGCTTGGATGCGTGTTGACCATTCCCTTTTTAATGAGAGACAGAGGGTGGGAGAAGTTCCATCTTTTATCCGATTCTGAATGGGCTCATATATTGTTTCTGGGCATATTTGTGTCGGGGATTGGCTACTGGTACTGGTCCAAGGCTCTCGAGGTTTTGGAAGCTTCCAAAGTATCAATGTTTATCTATATGGAGCCGCTATTTACCTTTATTGCGGCCGTTTTATTGCTTCGTGAAAAAATTTTCTTCATAAGCTTCATGGGCGGGATCATAATTATTATAGGAGTGATTATGGTGAATGGTCAGCTGAAATATTTTTCATGGAGGAAACGATAATCCAGAGTAAAGGGGGAGTCGTTTAATGGCCTTGAAGGAACGGTTTAAAAACAGTTTGGATTCATTGAAATCACCTTCTGCAGAAGAACTTAGAAAGGCTTTGGCATCACTTGATATCAAACTTGAGGAGTTGTTTCCTCACTTGCAGCCGGCAGATGGAAAACCCTACTACCGCAAGCTGCTTTACCAAAGTGAAGAAGTGGAGCTGCTCGTCATGAACTGGTCAGATATAGAATGCGCCCCGCATGATCATGGAAATTCAAAGGGATGGATTCAAGTGTTAAATGGAGATGTGGAAAATACTGTTTATGAAGTGAAGGAAGACGTCCCAATTGAGCTTTTTGCAGAGATAAAGTCCAAAGACTCCTTCTTTTTTGCTCTCAAAAAGGGGTGCACAAAATGAAGAGTGCAGGCAGGGAGAACCTTGTCACACTGCATCTTTATTCACCTCCGATTACTGGTATGAAGGTGTACGACCTTCAAAAGTGCTCTGCCTGTGTAGTCTCTGAAGACTGTGGGGCCTGGTGGCCTGAGGAGCAGAGGCAGAAGGTGAAGGAGATTCAGTTAAAATAAAGGGGCGTTCCGCATGCGGAACGCCTTCCATTACGAATGACAAACTTCGGAATTAGATAACTGTCTAGCTGCGGCGCCTACCCCCTCGAGGTCACAAGTCAATCCTCCCAAAAAGGCAAAGAACGCCTTTCCATGAGGCTCATCTTGTGCTTGTCGGGGGTGAGCAAGGCGCCTCCGCTCTTCTTATTTCCATTCTACCTCCGCCCCGCCAATCCTCTTCACCCCGCGGATGCTGCTGATATCTTCTGTCAGCTTAAGCGCCGCCTTGTCCTTTGCTTTAGCTTCAATCATGAAATCGATATCCCGGTTAAAGGTTTTCAGCAGATCGAGAAGCGGCCTGATGAAATCAATGTCAACATAATCGGCATGGGACCGGAAGGCTTTTTCTGATTTGGGAGAGGAAATGTGGATTTTCGGCTTGAGTCCTGTTTGTTCCCACGTCTGAAAAATCCCAGGGAGAAGCTCATCCAGCGGGCGGGTGCCGAGGTTCGCCATATGGTGGTGATAATCGAACACAAGGGGAATGTTTTCTTTCTGGCAGGCCAGGAGAGTTTCCTCCGCGTTATAGGTTTTGTCATCATTCTCGAGTGTCATTTGCTTTTTAATAAGAGATGGCAGTGTCTTGAGATTTTCATGGAAACGGTGGATGGTCGTGAGCTTGTCACCATAAGCCCCGCCAATATGGATATTAATGAAGCTCTCGTTTTCAACCCCCATGGCCTCGAACATCCGGTAATGGTATTCCATATCTTTGACTGCATTTCTTGTCACATCGTCGCGCGGAGAAGTGAACAGGGTGAATTGATTGGGGTGAAAGCTGACGCGTAGCCCGTGTTTTTTAATCAATTCACCAATTTCAAGCCATTTTTCCTTAAAGGGTGTGACAAAATCCCATAAAACCTCCGGATGTGTGGCCAGAGGTACGATGGAGCTTGAAAGCCGATATAGCTGAATTTCATGGGCGATATTAAAATAAAGCATTCTTAACGTATTTTGCAAATTCACTGCTGTGACGGCCTTCAGCTTTTCCAGCCTTTCTTCCTCAGGCAATTGCTGATAGCGCGTAAAAGTCAATGTTCTCGCAGGAGATGCCTCCCACAGGCTGATGGCATGAGAAACATATCCCAGTCTTATTTTCAATTTGCAGCACCTTCTTTATGCTGGTCTATAATCTAACAGAATGTAAATCTTTGTATTTCGAGAGCTGTCTAGCGCAAGCAGCCTACCCCCACGAGGTCACAAGACAGTTCCTTTCAGAAGGAAGAACGCCTTCTTACAGGAACTGTCTTATGCCTGTCATCCCTGGGCAGTCACCTCCACATTTCGGGCAATCCTCCTAAAAAGGCAAAGAACGCCTTTCCAGGACGCTCGTCTTGTGCTTGGGGCCCCCAGGACAAGGAAGGCTTCGTCAGCATAATCATCGCACGACCAAAAGTGGCAGCTTTTGGGAGGATGGGGGTCATGCAGACGTTGCCACAGGACGTGGCGTTCTTAGTCTGCGTTCCTTCGTGGGCAAGGCGCTTCCGCTTTTCTTACAGGAAGCTTGCCACAGACCGGGCAAGCATTTCCTTGAATGTCCGTAAAGGGTCCAGCCGGTTTAATTCTTTTAGCGTCAATCTCTTTGCATTGTCTATGTCTTTGTCCAGAACAGACCTGATCTGCTTTATGAACTCTTTGTCATAAATAAAGCAATTGATTTCATAATTTAAAAACAGGCTCCGTTTATCAAAATTGGCTGTTCCAATATCGCTGATTTCATCATCGATGATGATCGCCTTCGCATGGTAAAAGCCATTTTTGTATTCATACACATAAGCTCCTTGTTTAATCAAGGTTCTTAAGTAAAGATAGGAGGCTTCCTTAACAAGAATATGATCGGTAATGCATGGGACAAGTATCCTGACAGTTACCCCGCGTTCCAGGGCATGGATTAAATCCTGAAAAAGCCTTTTGCCCGGAATAAAATAGGGTGTCCCAATCGTAATGCTCTTTTTCGCATTCCGAATTAAGGAGGAGAAGCTTTCTTCTAAAAATGCTCCTTTATAAGATGCGAACTGATGGCGGTAATCTCCTGCAGGCTGCTCAGGAAAATAGACTCTGTTTGCGAGCAGGTCAGTCTTTGTTGCTTTATACCAATCGATTAGAAACTCTCTTTGCAGATCCTCTACCCCTTCACCACGGAATTTCAAATGATAGTCACGCCAGGGACTCAGCTTTTTATCCAGATTGATGTATTCTTTGCCAATATTGAAGCCTCCGCTGTAACCGATCTTTCCGTCAATAACGGTGATTTTCCGATGGTTCCTGGCCTGGAAAGAATAGAAGAGAAATGGAAGCTTT
This window of the Cytobacillus pseudoceanisediminis genome carries:
- the argS gene encoding arginine--tRNA ligase, encoding MNIVEQVQGKLKQEIKDAVVKAGLAAEEQIPDVILEIPKEKAHGDYSTNMAMQLARVAKKAPRMIAEELIAHFDSSKASIEKIEIAGPGFINFYMNNSYLTDLIPAVLEAGDRYGETTVGNSQKIQVEFVSANPTGDLHLGHARGAAVGDSLCNILDKAGYEVSREYYINDAGNQINNLALSVEARYFQALGLEKEMPADGYHGEDIIGIGKKLADEYGDKYVHADEKERFDFFREYGLKYEMAKLKQDLEDFRVPFDVWYSETSLYNNGKIDTALQALKDNGHIYEEEGATWFRSTAFGDDKDRVLIKNDGSYTYLTPDIAYHKDKLERGFEKLINIWGADHHGYIPRMKAAIQALGYDREALEVEIIQLVHLYKNGEKMKMSKRTGKAVTMRDLVEEVGLDATRYFFAMRSADTHLDFDLDLAVSQSNENPVYYAQYAHARISSILRQGEEQGMSAEAADYSLIQAEKEIDVLKKIGEFPQAVGEAAQKRMPHRITNYIYELASSFHSFYNAEKVLDAENPERTKARLALIKAVQTTLKNALKLIGVSAPEKM
- a CDS encoding XapX domain-containing protein; protein product: MKIVLLSILTGFLVGFVFAFMKLPIPAPPALPGIMGIVGIYLGFKAYEVVLPWLQGILR
- a CDS encoding DMT family transporter, producing the protein MKPQLAASFYATISISFWGVSFVSTKAVLDKLDPYTLIMLRFAIGAAFLLLVLLLKRYPLQIPLKYIPHLIVLGVLGVFIHQVIQVSALKTIDASSAGWIISFSPVFTVLLSMIFLHEKLTFLKTLGILTAISGVLMVTGARSGQTLGFALNIGYFLMILSTLNWAVYSILVRKLQIKLPSLVVTFYMSLLGCVLTIPFLMRDRGWEKFHLLSDSEWAHILFLGIFVSGIGYWYWSKALEVLEASKVSMFIYMEPLFTFIAAVLLLREKIFFISFMGGIIIIIGVIMVNGQLKYFSWRKR
- the uvsE gene encoding UV DNA damage repair endonuclease UvsE — encoded protein: MKIRLGYVSHAISLWEASPARTLTFTRYQQLPEEERLEKLKAVTAVNLQNTLRMLYFNIAHEIQLYRLSSSIVPLATHPEVLWDFVTPFKEKWLEIGELIKKHGLRVSFHPNQFTLFTSPRDDVTRNAVKDMEYHYRMFEAMGVENESFINIHIGGAYGDKLTTIHRFHENLKTLPSLIKKQMTLENDDKTYNAEETLLACQKENIPLVFDYHHHMANLGTRPLDELLPGIFQTWEQTGLKPKIHISSPKSEKAFRSHADYVDIDFIRPLLDLLKTFNRDIDFMIEAKAKDKAALKLTEDISSIRGVKRIGGAEVEWK
- the cls gene encoding cardiolipin synthase; amino-acid sequence: MAVLLVISLWLYIDFTWGRKSHMKKLERTALPIRQSDMELFADGPALFDDLFSELRRAQKHIHILFYIVKDDKISKEFLTILKGKAKEGVEVRLLLDWAGSFPVKRKTVKDLKSSGIKFSFAHVPKLPFLFYSFQARNHRKITVIDGKIGYSGGFNIGKEYINLDKKLSPWRDYHLKFRGEGVEDLQREFLIDWYKATKTDLLANRVYFPEQPAGDYRHQFASYKGAFLEESFSSLIRNAKKSITIGTPYFIPGKRLFQDLIHALERGVTVRILVPCITDHILVKEASYLYLRTLIKQGAYVYEYKNGFYHAKAIIIDDEISDIGTANFDKRSLFLNYEINCFIYDKEFIKQIRSVLDKDIDNAKRLTLKELNRLDPLRTFKEMLARSVASFL